The Glycine max cultivar Williams 82 chromosome 12, Glycine_max_v4.0, whole genome shotgun sequence genome window below encodes:
- the LOC100306716 gene encoding thioredoxin-like superfamily protein: MQQAIPYRSWQPLITPTNANTTHFTISPHTLVTFSTVSTTELSLKDDIGSEPNNNIHNSDNPFFVSSKMVPNMVLESAIIVFARRGCCMSHVVKRLLLGLGVNPAVHEVEESDEVGVVRELEAIVGANNGGNKMQFPAVFIGGKLFGGLDKVMATHISGELVPILKEAGALWL, translated from the coding sequence atGCAACAAGCAATTCCTTATAGGTCATGGCAACCTCTCATCACACCCACCAACGCCAACACCACTCACTTCACAATTAGCCCACACACATTAGTAACCTTTTCCACAGTGTCTACAACAGAATTATCTCTAAAAGACGATATTGGTTCGGAACCGAATAACAACATCCATAATAGTGATAATCCTTTCTTTGTTTCCTCCAAAATGGTGCCCAACATGGTCTTAGAGAGCGCGATTATAGTCTTCGCTAGGCGTGGTTGTTGCATGAGCCATGTTGTGAAGCGATTGCTGCTGGGTCTTGGGGTGAACCCTGCGGTGCACGAGGTGGAGGAGAGTGATGAAGTGGGTGTTGTTAGAGAATTGGAAGCAATTGTGGGTGCCAATAATGGAGGGAATAAGATGCAATTTCCAGCAGTTTTTATTGGTGGCAAATTGTTTGGGGGATTGGATAAGGTAATGGCTACTCATATTTCAGGGGAATTGGTTCCAATTCTCAAAGAAGCAGGAGCTCTATGGCTTTGA